The sequence AAGTTATTAAAGATATGTGCAACTTTTACATAACCTTTACACAAAACGTGACGTCTATTTACAGAAAGTTTTTATACTGAGGGTGTGATTGAGGAGGTGACGCGTTTGCTTACATTACATGGAGTTCGCAAACAATTCGATAAAAAAGTCGTGTTAGAGGATATCACGATTGATATTAACCAAGGGGAGATCGTTTCGCTTCTGGGTCCGAGCGGAAGCGGGAAAACGACGCTGCTCAACATCATCCTGGGGCTCACAAATATGGATGATGGACGAATCCTTTTCAACGGACAGGACGTGTCAAACGTCTCGATGAAAAAGCGCGGATTCAACATCGTTTTTCAGGATTATGCGTTATTTCCAAATTTGAACGCGTATCAAAATATCGTGTATGGACTCAAAAACCAGAAAGTGAAACTCCTAGATGCAGAACTGCAGGAATACATAGACTTCCTGGAGCTTGAGCCTCATCTGGAAAAACGGATCGGCGAGCTGTCAGGGGGCCAGAAACAGAGAGTCGCCCTTGCACGGACACTGGTGACGAGGCCGAAAGTGCTGTTACTCGATGAACCGCTGAGTGCATTGGATGGCGTGATCAAGGAGTCCATCAAGGACCGGATCAAGTCAATCGCGAAAGAACTGGGACTCACGACGATCATCGTCACCCACGATCCCGAGGAAGCACTGACGCTTTCCGATAAGATTCTCATTATTAATGAAGGAAAGGTCGCCCAGTATGGAACGCCTAAGGAAATTATTCAACAGCCACAGGATGAGTTCGTCCGGGAGTTCATTTTGAAGCAGCTGCAAATTAAGCGAAACAATATTTATGCCCTGTTTGGTGATAGCCATGATTAAAGTGAAACCGGAAATGAAGGTCATCTTTTACGCTGCATCGGGATTGTTTCTAGTCTTCTTGGTCCTGCCTCTCATGTTCTTGCTGATGAAGTCCCTTGAAGGTGGTCAGGGGTTTACGTTATCGACGTATCTAGAGGCCTTATCAAATGAGGAGATTTTAACCGCGATCGGGAACAGCTTTAAAGTATCGGCGGTAACGGCATTGATCACAACGGTCCTGGCGTTTGTGATGGCCTACTCGATCAATGCAACGAGAATTCATCCAGCCTTCAAGGGTGTGTTGAAAACGGGGATACTCCTGCCCATGCTGCTTCCGACCATTACATACGGATTTGCCATTATGTACTCCTTCGGAAATCAGGGGCTGTTTTCGAAGCTGTTTGGCTCGCCGCTCTTTGATATGTATGGCTTTAACGGGCTGCTGATCGGTTATGTGATCTACACATTGCCGCCGGCGTTTCTCGTCATTCATAATTCGTTT is a genomic window of Rossellomorea sp. y25 containing:
- a CDS encoding ABC transporter ATP-binding protein, with translation MLTLHGVRKQFDKKVVLEDITIDINQGEIVSLLGPSGSGKTTLLNIILGLTNMDDGRILFNGQDVSNVSMKKRGFNIVFQDYALFPNLNAYQNIVYGLKNQKVKLLDAELQEYIDFLELEPHLEKRIGELSGGQKQRVALARTLVTRPKVLLLDEPLSALDGVIKESIKDRIKSIAKELGLTTIIVTHDPEEALTLSDKILIINEGKVAQYGTPKEIIQQPQDEFVREFILKQLQIKRNNIYALFGDSHD